A stretch of the Thermodesulfovibrionales bacterium genome encodes the following:
- a CDS encoding Uma2 family endonuclease: MPLIKEKRLSVNYYKLLPEGAPYQLIEGELVMTPAPNPRHQIVLGNIVERIRNSTQGKGIVISSPVDVYLDDENAFQPDIIFITREKKDIIKKDGIYGAPDLVIEILSPFTAFRDIREKFRVYERAGVKEYWIVDPEINSVEIYFNEVGSFSLIIKAEGKGTVESQLLKDLKIELEAIFKDPLGD, translated from the coding sequence ATGCCGTTGATTAAAGAGAAAAGACTCTCTGTTAATTATTATAAATTACTTCCAGAGGGAGCACCATACCAGCTAATAGAAGGTGAGCTTGTTATGACACCGGCACCAAATCCCCGCCACCAGATAGTACTTGGAAATATTGTGGAAAGAATCAGGAATTCTACGCAGGGAAAGGGTATAGTAATATCCTCACCAGTGGATGTCTATCTTGATGATGAAAATGCCTTCCAGCCTGATATTATATTCATAACAAGGGAAAAAAAAGATATCATAAAGAAGGATGGTATATATGGAGCACCTGATCTCGTGATAGAGATTCTTTCACCTTTTACTGCTTTCCGAGATATAAGGGAGAAGTTTAGAGTTTATGAAAGGGCTGGTGTTAAGGAATACTGGATCGTTGATCCAGAGATTAATTCTGTTGAAATATATTTCAATGAAGTAGGCAGTTTTTCTTTAATTATAAAAGCTGAGGGAAAGGGAACAGTAGAGTCTCAGTTGCTCAAAGATTTAAAGATTGAACTTGAAGCGATATTCAAGGACCCTTTAGGGGATTAA
- a CDS encoding nicotinate phosphoribosyltransferase codes for MFHTADPKDIIDGKITDVYFERTLKILRAKGVNPLVRAEFIAKDLPYGWRWGVFAGLEEVLELVKNLPVKLRAMKEGTIFYPYEPVMEIEGRYQDFCVYETAILGLICQASGIATKAARFKKLAGHRLVISFGARRMHPILAPMIERNAFIGGADGVAVVKSGELIGESAMGTMPHALVLCMGSTLEAIKAYDEVLEPEVKRVALIDTLQDEKFEVINVAEALKDKLYAVRFDTPSSRRGNFFRILEECRWELDLRGYKHVKFFVSGGIKEEDIPLLNPLVDGYGIGTVYKQCTCHRFCHGYNGY; via the coding sequence ATGTTTCATACAGCAGATCCAAAGGATATCATTGATGGTAAGATTACTGATGTCTATTTTGAGAGAACCCTTAAAATCCTCAGGGCAAAGGGGGTAAACCCGCTTGTCAGGGCAGAATTTATTGCCAAGGACCTGCCGTATGGATGGAGATGGGGAGTTTTTGCAGGTCTTGAGGAGGTTCTTGAGCTTGTAAAAAACCTTCCTGTAAAACTCAGGGCAATGAAAGAGGGTACAATATTTTATCCCTATGAACCAGTGATGGAGATAGAGGGAAGGTATCAGGACTTCTGTGTCTATGAAACAGCTATTTTAGGTTTAATATGCCAGGCATCAGGTATTGCAACAAAGGCAGCAAGATTCAAAAAGCTCGCAGGTCATAGACTTGTCATAAGTTTTGGTGCTAGGAGGATGCACCCTATACTTGCACCGATGATTGAGAGGAATGCCTTTATAGGAGGAGCTGATGGAGTAGCTGTTGTAAAGTCTGGAGAATTAATAGGTGAGTCTGCTATGGGCACAATGCCCCATGCCCTTGTACTATGCATGGGTTCGACCCTGGAGGCAATTAAGGCCTATGATGAAGTTCTTGAACCAGAGGTCAAGAGGGTTGCCCTGATAGATACACTGCAGGATGAGAAGTTTGAGGTCATAAATGTGGCGGAGGCTCTGAAAGATAAATTATATGCTGTAAGGTTTGATACGCCTTCTTCAAGAAGGGGAAATTTCTTCAGAATCCTTGAAGAGTGCAGATGGGAGCTTGACCTGAGGGGTTACAAACATGTGAAGTTCTTTGTTAGTGGTGGAATCAAAGAAGAAGATATCCCCCTGCTTAACCCTCTTGTTGATGGTTATGGTATTGGCACAGTCTATAAGCAATGCACCTGTCATAGATTTTGCCATGGATATAATGGATATTGA
- a CDS encoding phosphopentomutase, with translation MRLILIVMDGLGIGETPDAGEYGDIGSNTLAHISEVVDLNIPVLESLGIGNLGEFRGIKKIEDHPSIIAKLEEVSKGKDTITGHWEMMGIVLEKPFPTYPRGFPPDIVREFEKLTGRKIIGNKPASGTEIIKELGDEHMRTGALIVYTSADSVFQIAAHEEVVAPDELYEICRIARELLRGEHEVARVIARPFKGRPGNFIRTAGRKDFTIEPPEGTLLDIMKNKGLKIISIGKVWDIFSGRGFTDKYSMGSNKDGMEKLIEIYKQVSHGLLFITLTDFDTLYGHRNDPEGFAEALREFDHYLEKLISVLSPKDYLILTADHGCDPLTPSTDHSREYVPAIVYNKSIKGKTLGLLKGFFHIGATIADLFGIEWTKGKSLLK, from the coding sequence GTGCGCCTAATTCTTATAGTCATGGATGGTCTTGGTATTGGTGAGACACCAGATGCAGGAGAATACGGTGACATTGGAAGTAATACCCTTGCTCATATATCAGAGGTTGTTGATCTTAACATACCTGTTCTTGAATCCCTTGGTATTGGCAACTTAGGTGAATTTAGAGGAATTAAAAAGATCGAGGACCATCCTTCTATAATTGCAAAGCTTGAGGAGGTCTCAAAGGGTAAAGATACTATTACAGGTCACTGGGAGATGATGGGTATTGTGCTCGAGAAACCCTTTCCTACCTATCCAAGAGGATTCCCTCCTGATATTGTGAGAGAGTTTGAGAAACTTACAGGAAGGAAGATTATTGGTAATAAACCAGCCTCTGGAACAGAGATTATCAAGGAACTGGGTGATGAGCATATGAGAACGGGTGCTCTGATAGTCTATACCTCTGCTGATAGTGTGTTTCAGATAGCTGCCCATGAGGAGGTAGTGGCACCTGATGAGCTTTATGAAATATGCAGGATTGCAAGAGAATTGCTGAGAGGTGAGCATGAGGTTGCCAGGGTGATAGCAAGACCTTTTAAAGGAAGACCAGGTAATTTCATAAGGACAGCGGGGAGAAAAGATTTTACAATTGAACCACCTGAAGGAACCCTTCTTGATATAATGAAAAATAAAGGCCTTAAGATTATATCAATAGGAAAGGTCTGGGATATCTTTTCAGGAAGGGGTTTCACTGATAAATATTCCATGGGTTCAAATAAGGATGGCATGGAGAAATTGATTGAGATTTATAAGCAGGTCTCTCACGGCCTTTTATTTATCACTCTCACGGATTTTGATACACTTTACGGACACAGAAATGATCCAGAGGGTTTTGCTGAAGCCCTTAGAGAGTTTGACCATTATCTTGAAAAGCTGATATCAGTGCTTTCACCTAAGGACTATTTAATTCTTACAGCAGACCATGGATGCGATCCGCTCACACCAAGCACAGACCATTCAAGGGAATATGTGCCAGCCATTGTTTATAATAAATCCATTAAAGGAAAGACTCTCGGACTACTTAAAGGTTTCTTTCATATTGGTGCAACCATAGCAGATCTTTTTGGTATAGAATGGACAAAGGGAAAAAGTCTATTAAAATAG
- a CDS encoding cysteine hydrolase, whose protein sequence is MAKEALLVIDMLNDFVLEGAPLEVPDTRKVIPVIKREIEEARKEGKPVIYVCDSHEPDDSEFKRFGWPPHAIRGTEGARVVKELEPIEGDIIIEKTTYSGFYNTKLDETLKKLEIDTLRLTGCVTHICVMFTASDATLRGYNVTVVRDGVAGLSPEDHEAGLRIMKNVMGVKIV, encoded by the coding sequence ATGGCAAAGGAGGCACTGCTTGTAATTGATATGTTAAATGACTTTGTACTTGAAGGAGCACCTCTTGAGGTGCCTGATACTAGAAAGGTGATACCTGTTATAAAAAGAGAGATTGAAGAGGCAAGGAAAGAAGGTAAACCCGTTATTTATGTATGCGACAGCCATGAACCTGATGACAGTGAGTTTAAGAGATTCGGATGGCCACCCCATGCTATTAGAGGCACTGAGGGTGCAAGGGTTGTGAAGGAACTTGAACCTATAGAAGGAGACATTATTATTGAAAAGACTACCTATTCAGGTTTTTACAATACAAAACTTGATGAAACCCTGAAGAAACTGGAGATTGATACCTTGAGGCTTACCGGTTGTGTTACCCATATATGTGTAATGTTTACAGCCTCTGACGCCACACTCAGGGGTTATAATGTCACCGTTGTGAGGGATGGGGTTGCAGGTTTGAGTCCCGAAGACCATGAAGCCGGTCTCAGGATAATGAAAAATGTAATGGGTGTAAAGATAGTATAG
- a CDS encoding RsmD family RNA methyltransferase, protein MDKGKKSIKIDIRRTTSLVKKAFFDIIGERIKNSHFLDLYAGEGGVGLEALKRGADSVLFVEISKKNPGIIKRRLLESGLSEKGRVIIMHVASFLKTSKEDFDIVFADPPYESGEYDILIKNLPLFSGIKKDTILCIEHFHKKILPEDIGSLVLLRRYRYGDTVLSFYRRQE, encoded by the coding sequence ATGGACAAAGGGAAAAAGTCTATTAAAATAGATATCAGACGAACAACCTCCCTTGTAAAAAAGGCTTTTTTTGATATAATTGGCGAGAGGATCAAGAACTCTCATTTTCTTGACCTTTACGCAGGTGAGGGTGGAGTTGGACTTGAGGCATTAAAAAGAGGTGCGGATTCTGTACTCTTTGTAGAGATATCAAAGAAAAACCCCGGGATTATAAAGAGAAGACTTTTAGAGAGCGGTCTTTCAGAGAAGGGCAGAGTGATAATAATGCATGTAGCAAGTTTTTTGAAAACTTCAAAGGAGGACTTTGATATTGTCTTTGCAGATCCGCCCTATGAATCAGGAGAATACGATATACTTATTAAAAATTTACCATTGTTTAGTGGTATTAAGAAAGATACAATTTTGTGTATAGAGCATTTCCATAAAAAAATACTTCCAGAAGACATTGGAAGTCTTGTATTATTAAGAAGATACAGGTATGGTGATACAGTATTATCATTCTATAGGAGGCAGGAATGA
- a CDS encoding amidohydrolase family protein, which translates to MKKSIHYFRIFFMIIPPFRDCHIHFVINGKEVSRDGIISIGKKLLSHGIFEVWEMGFKNASGFLAREILKDFINVKVAGVALYKKGFYGSFLGRGITRMDEVEEVVKEISKKGADFLKVLNSGVIDPRFNNMLSNGGFSFEELRFICSFAREKNLKVICHANGRRAIEEAIMAGVSSIEHGYFITEDLIQLMKERRVSWTPTLFALLAFSRNLSDSEQQVIERILRHHMDLINYANSIGVKINIGTDSGARGVEHGRAFFEELRLLRKAGLSLKEIISITCMPEDEVTKGNYLIIDEDFIETGKLRAIYFKGKESLVMHD; encoded by the coding sequence GTGAAAAAATCCATACATTATTTTAGAATATTTTTTATGATTATACCACCCTTTAGAGACTGCCATATACATTTTGTAATTAATGGAAAGGAAGTCTCAAGGGATGGAATTATCTCTATAGGAAAAAAACTTTTGAGCCATGGAATCTTTGAGGTATGGGAAATGGGATTTAAAAATGCCTCTGGTTTTCTGGCAAGAGAGATATTAAAGGATTTTATAAATGTAAAGGTTGCTGGAGTTGCTCTGTATAAAAAGGGTTTCTATGGCTCCTTTCTTGGTAGGGGAATAACCCGGATGGATGAGGTAGAGGAGGTCGTCAAAGAGATTTCAAAAAAAGGAGCTGATTTTCTCAAGGTTCTCAATTCAGGGGTGATTGATCCAAGATTTAATAATATGCTCTCAAATGGTGGATTTTCCTTTGAGGAGTTAAGATTCATATGCTCTTTTGCCCGTGAGAAGAATCTTAAAGTTATCTGCCATGCTAATGGTAGAAGAGCCATAGAGGAGGCAATAATGGCTGGTGTTAGCTCAATTGAGCATGGATATTTCATCACTGAGGACCTAATCCAGTTAATGAAAGAAAGAAGGGTCTCATGGACGCCCACCCTTTTTGCCCTGTTAGCCTTTTCAAGAAATTTATCAGACAGTGAGCAGCAGGTTATTGAGAGGATTCTAAGGCATCATATGGATTTAATAAATTATGCTAATTCTATAGGTGTGAAGATCAATATAGGTACGGACAGTGGAGCCAGGGGTGTGGAGCATGGAAGGGCATTCTTCGAAGAACTCAGGCTATTAAGGAAGGCAGGACTTTCTCTTAAAGAGATAATCAGTATAACCTGCATGCCTGAAGATGAGGTTACAAAGGGTAACTATTTAATAATCGATGAGGATTTTATAGAAACCGGAAAGCTCAGGGCTATTTATTTTAAGGGTAAAGAATCTCTTGTTATGCATGATTAG
- the argH gene encoding argininosuccinate lyase: MKKPWSGRFKEGTASSVEEFTESISFDKRLARYDVLGSISHAEMLIKQGIISKSDGRKIIKGLKDILRDIEKGRFDFKKELEDVHMNIEYNLTERTGEAGARLHTARSRNDQVVTDLRLYLREEVREILKLIDKLIKVIIKLAEKYKEYIMPGYTHLQRAQPVLLSHHLLAYAWMLLRDSERFRENLKRINVMPLGACALAGTSLPTDRDFVAKKLGFKEIALNSMDAVSDRDFALEFLFNTSVLMMHLSRLSEEFILWSSSEFNFAELPDAYTTGSSIMPQKKNPDVLELIRGKTGRIYGNLISLLTVMKGLPLTYNRDMQEDKEPIFDTVDTVKACLRLLTEMLPLIKFNKDAMYSASGGFSLATDLAEYLVKKGLPFRRAHEITGRIVRYCIENGKSIETLSIDEMKKFSPLIESDIFRLLSPEGSVSAKNSKGGTSLREVRRQISALKRLIQRVT; the protein is encoded by the coding sequence ATGAAAAAGCCCTGGTCAGGAAGATTCAAAGAAGGCACTGCATCCTCTGTTGAGGAATTTACTGAATCTATCTCCTTTGATAAAAGACTTGCAAGATACGATGTACTTGGAAGTATCAGCCATGCGGAAATGCTCATAAAGCAGGGTATCATCTCAAAGTCTGATGGCAGAAAGATTATCAAGGGTCTCAAGGATATCCTCAGAGACATAGAGAAAGGAAGGTTTGATTTTAAAAAAGAGCTTGAGGATGTTCATATGAACATTGAATATAATCTTACGGAACGAACTGGTGAGGCAGGTGCAAGACTTCATACCGCCCGTTCCAGAAATGACCAGGTGGTTACTGACCTGAGACTCTATCTAAGGGAGGAAGTCAGAGAGATATTAAAACTCATTGATAAACTAATAAAGGTTATTATTAAACTTGCTGAAAAATACAAGGAGTACATAATGCCTGGATATACCCACCTTCAGAGAGCCCAGCCAGTGCTGCTAAGCCATCACCTTCTTGCCTATGCCTGGATGCTTTTAAGGGATTCAGAGAGGTTCAGGGAGAATCTTAAAAGGATTAATGTTATGCCTCTTGGAGCCTGTGCCCTTGCTGGAACATCCCTTCCAACTGACAGGGATTTCGTTGCAAAAAAGCTCGGATTTAAAGAGATAGCACTTAATAGTATGGATGCTGTTTCTGACAGGGATTTTGCCCTTGAGTTTTTATTTAATACTTCAGTACTTATGATGCATCTTTCAAGACTTTCTGAGGAGTTTATTCTCTGGTCTTCTTCAGAATTTAACTTTGCAGAATTGCCAGATGCCTATACAACGGGTTCAAGCATTATGCCCCAGAAAAAGAACCCCGATGTCCTTGAGCTTATTAGGGGAAAAACAGGAAGGATTTACGGAAACCTTATTAGTCTTCTTACAGTCATGAAGGGTCTTCCTCTTACATACAACAGGGACATGCAGGAAGACAAGGAACCTATCTTTGATACCGTTGATACAGTGAAGGCATGCCTGAGATTACTAACTGAGATGCTTCCCCTGATTAAATTTAATAAAGATGCCATGTATAGTGCCTCAGGTGGATTCTCTTTGGCCACAGATCTGGCTGAATATCTTGTAAAAAAGGGCCTTCCCTTCAGAAGGGCTCATGAAATAACTGGCAGAATTGTAAGATACTGCATAGAGAATGGTAAGTCCATTGAGACATTAAGCATTGATGAGATGAAAAAATTTTCACCCCTCATTGAATCTGATATCTTCAGGCTCCTCTCACCAGAGGGTTCTGTTAGTGCAAAGAATTCAAAAGGCGGCACATCTCTCAGGGAAGTAAGAAGACAGATAAGTGCACTTAAGAGATTGATTCAAAGGGTCACCTAA
- a CDS encoding RNA ligase — protein MEREILKDYFTDGDIENLLRKKILEPCHAEGLEYFRLSQEFKKYYRGTVFHEKGFIPGYPRIPRILHLENGIKRYFKNSFYIEEKMDGYNVRLCLINSRPLAFTRGGFVCPFTTDRIDDFVNPDFFRKYPDYIICGEVVGPGNPYNIETTSYIKEDVAFFVFDLFNEKGERLPPEKRYAIVKEFNMKEVRRWGPFSATEIEKIKEIVLELNYSMREGIVIKSIDGKVNLKYVTLSSCLRDLEATTHLITELPAGFYIQRILRAIFFSNEFKIPLTEEYLLESAKAFYLKPLETLRSVEKGKGIREVFSVKVKNKTTINKLIKHLSRAGIRTELLEIKEEQGYFNFKFARLYTKGTKEFRQRLMGKSFYD, from the coding sequence ATGGAGAGAGAGATATTGAAAGATTACTTTACTGATGGGGATATCGAAAACCTTTTAAGAAAAAAGATCCTTGAACCCTGTCATGCAGAGGGTCTGGAATATTTCAGGCTCTCACAGGAATTTAAAAAATACTACAGGGGAACTGTATTTCATGAAAAGGGTTTTATACCAGGTTATCCAAGAATTCCCAGGATACTGCATCTTGAAAATGGCATAAAGAGATATTTTAAAAACTCTTTTTATATAGAAGAAAAGATGGATGGCTATAATGTGAGGTTATGTCTTATCAACAGCAGACCCCTTGCCTTTACAAGGGGTGGTTTTGTCTGCCCTTTTACTACAGACAGGATTGATGATTTTGTAAATCCCGATTTTTTCAGAAAATATCCTGATTATATTATCTGTGGAGAGGTGGTTGGACCTGGAAATCCTTACAACATAGAGACCACTTCATATATTAAGGAAGATGTGGCCTTCTTCGTATTTGACCTGTTTAATGAAAAAGGTGAGAGGCTTCCTCCGGAAAAAAGATATGCTATTGTCAAAGAGTTCAATATGAAAGAGGTCAGGAGATGGGGTCCTTTTTCAGCCACAGAAATAGAAAAGATTAAAGAGATTGTACTTGAATTGAATTATTCAATGAGAGAGGGCATTGTGATTAAATCCATTGACGGAAAGGTGAATCTTAAATATGTTACCCTTTCATCCTGCCTGAGGGATCTAGAGGCAACAACCCATCTTATAACAGAGCTGCCAGCTGGTTTTTATATCCAGAGGATACTTAGGGCAATATTCTTCAGCAATGAATTTAAAATACCTCTTACAGAGGAATACCTCCTTGAATCTGCAAAGGCTTTCTACCTAAAACCCCTTGAAACCCTCAGGAGTGTTGAAAAGGGTAAAGGTATAAGAGAGGTCTTCAGCGTAAAGGTAAAGAACAAAACAACAATTAATAAGCTCATTAAACACCTAAGCAGGGCAGGTATAAGAACAGAACTCCTTGAGATAAAAGAAGAGCAAGGTTATTTTAATTTCAAATTTGCAAGGCTCTATACAAAAGGAACAAAGGAGTTCAGACAGAGGCTTATGGGAAAGTCCTTTTATGATTAA
- the coaD gene encoding pantetheine-phosphate adenylyltransferase, with the protein MKRAVYPGTFDPVTNGHLDLIERGLRIFDEIIIAVAPNPKKKPLFDLKERIELIEEAIKGYKNVKVEAFDCLLVDYVKEKGAVAIIRGLRAVSDFEYELQMAHMNRRLSEGGVETVFMMPSEEYSFLSSTIVKEVVSLCGSVKGLVPEHVERALKKKFV; encoded by the coding sequence ATGAAAAGGGCAGTTTATCCAGGAACCTTTGATCCCGTAACGAATGGCCATCTCGATCTTATAGAGAGGGGTTTAAGGATTTTTGATGAGATAATTATAGCAGTGGCACCAAATCCGAAGAAGAAACCACTCTTTGATCTTAAAGAGCGGATTGAGTTAATTGAAGAGGCGATTAAGGGATATAAGAATGTGAAGGTGGAGGCCTTTGATTGTTTACTCGTTGACTATGTAAAGGAAAAAGGTGCAGTTGCCATAATAAGGGGCCTGAGGGCTGTATCTGATTTTGAATACGAGCTCCAGATGGCGCATATGAACAGAAGGCTTTCTGAAGGAGGAGTTGAGACAGTATTTATGATGCCCTCTGAAGAGTACAGTTTTTTGAGTTCAACAATTGTTAAGGAAGTTGTCTCTCTCTGTGGTTCTGTAAAGGGCCTTGTACCAGAGCATGTAGAGAGGGCATTGAAGAAAAAGTTTGTATGA
- a CDS encoding DMT family transporter — MASVILAIFLWSSLGVVIKLSGMTVTVLMFYAALISALTTGIIILLKKDLWREITFKSVLPLFVLAPVSLVNTFTFFYAYKNTSIANAVLTHYTAPVMVAFLAPLILKERFSLTTIIAALIASAGLWIMLGVSPEEFYRAVGAGDRDSLGIISGLLSGLAYAMLIILIRKLAPQYHPVILTFFQNTLITLMLLPFSGTTADIMKGLWAFLIMGIVHSTLAPVLYFYGMKTVTAIRGGLIGYLEPFFSIILGMVFLKELIDIKTVIGGILILLSGYITIKNK, encoded by the coding sequence ATGGCTTCAGTTATCCTTGCTATCTTTCTCTGGAGCTCCCTTGGTGTTGTCATAAAGCTTTCTGGAATGACTGTAACGGTACTTATGTTCTATGCGGCTTTAATCTCAGCTCTGACAACAGGTATTATTATCCTTCTTAAAAAGGACCTGTGGAGGGAGATTACATTTAAAAGTGTCCTTCCTCTTTTTGTACTTGCTCCAGTGAGTCTTGTAAATACCTTTACATTCTTTTATGCCTATAAAAATACATCTATTGCCAATGCAGTGCTCACACACTATACTGCTCCTGTAATGGTAGCCTTTCTTGCACCTTTAATTCTTAAAGAGAGATTTTCCTTAACTACAATTATTGCAGCCCTTATAGCAAGTGCGGGGTTATGGATAATGCTGGGAGTTTCACCTGAAGAGTTTTATCGTGCCGTAGGAGCTGGTGACCGTGATTCACTTGGAATAATATCAGGACTCCTTTCAGGTCTTGCCTATGCCATGCTTATAATCTTGATCAGGAAACTTGCACCTCAGTACCATCCAGTAATTCTGACCTTTTTTCAGAATACATTAATTACCCTGATGCTACTTCCTTTTTCAGGCACGACAGCAGATATTATGAAAGGTCTCTGGGCTTTTCTGATAATGGGAATAGTGCATTCTACACTAGCACCAGTACTTTATTTTTATGGAATGAAGACAGTTACTGCTATAAGAGGAGGTCTTATCGGTTATCTTGAGCCTTTTTTTTCAATCATACTCGGCATGGTATTTTTAAAGGAGCTCATAGATATAAAAACTGTTATCGGTGGTATTCTCATTCTCCTTTCAGGTTATATAACAATTAAAAATAAATGA
- a CDS encoding RNA ligase partner protein produces MEVEKEEKRETQDSVIITPQKVVLDTSLFVNPDVRASFGDNPTQAFETFLFLAAQIHILEFYMPPSIFTELMHFVERSKIPGDLLVVLHQKPPKMHELKCPAFLLYELIEDIRERVNKGLRIAERAVRDVEKKSPEEIIQDLRRKYREALREGIIDSKEDVDLLLLAMELDALLVTADQGLIKWAEKLGIKWLFPEKFKDYLLGAIKRTTLLRGVQT; encoded by the coding sequence ATGGAAGTCGAAAAAGAGGAAAAGAGAGAGACCCAGGACTCTGTTATAATAACACCCCAGAAGGTCGTGCTTGATACAAGCCTTTTTGTGAATCCAGATGTAAGGGCAAGCTTTGGAGACAATCCCACTCAGGCCTTTGAGACCTTTCTCTTTCTTGCTGCCCAGATTCATATACTGGAGTTTTACATGCCTCCTTCTATATTTACAGAGCTGATGCATTTTGTGGAAAGGAGCAAGATACCAGGTGATCTCCTGGTTGTTTTGCATCAGAAACCTCCAAAGATGCATGAGCTTAAGTGCCCTGCTTTTCTACTTTATGAATTGATAGAGGATATTAGGGAAAGGGTAAATAAAGGTCTGAGGATTGCTGAGAGGGCTGTCAGGGATGTGGAGAAAAAGAGCCCTGAGGAGATCATACAGGACCTTAGAAGGAAATACAGGGAGGCACTCAGGGAAGGAATTATTGACAGCAAGGAGGATGTTGATCTTCTTTTACTTGCCATGGAGCTTGATGCCCTTTTAGTAACAGCAGACCAGGGATTAATAAAGTGGGCTGAAAAACTCGGTATAAAATGGCTCTTTCCTGAGAAATTCAAGGATTATCTGCTCGGTGCAATTAAAAGGACTACACTCCTCAGAGGAGTTCAAACTTAA
- a CDS encoding ZIP family metal transporter, with the protein MDFFTELSPLMQTLIATSFTYLLTAVGASGVFFVKEIKEKLLDGMLGFAAGVMIAASYWSLLEPSIEISEKLGSSRWFPPLTGFILGALSMRLLDALLPHLHPGFPSEATEGIKTKWKRTTLFVFAVTLHNIPEGLAVGVAFGALKEGIASATLPGAIALAIGIGIQNLPEGLAISMPLRREGFSRLKGFFYGQLSGMVEPIAGLIGVLAVSTSLQILPYALSFAAGAMIYIVIEELIPESQRKGNTDIATMGAITGFAIMMVLDVGLKS; encoded by the coding sequence ATGGATTTTTTCACAGAACTCTCTCCATTAATGCAGACTCTCATAGCCACCTCTTTTACCTATCTCCTTACAGCAGTTGGTGCATCAGGGGTATTCTTTGTAAAAGAAATAAAGGAAAAACTCCTTGACGGCATGCTCGGTTTTGCTGCTGGAGTGATGATTGCAGCAAGTTACTGGTCCCTTCTTGAACCATCTATAGAGATATCTGAAAAACTTGGTAGTTCAAGATGGTTTCCACCTCTAACAGGTTTTATACTGGGAGCCCTCTCCATGAGGTTACTCGATGCTTTACTCCCCCATCTCCATCCGGGCTTTCCTTCAGAGGCTACAGAGGGAATTAAGACAAAATGGAAAAGAACAACACTCTTTGTCTTTGCTGTTACACTTCACAATATACCTGAAGGCCTTGCTGTTGGTGTAGCCTTTGGTGCGCTGAAAGAGGGAATAGCCTCTGCAACACTGCCTGGTGCAATAGCCCTTGCCATTGGTATCGGAATCCAGAATCTTCCAGAAGGCTTAGCGATATCGATGCCCCTTAGAAGAGAGGGGTTTTCCAGGCTTAAAGGATTCTTTTACGGACAGCTCTCAGGAATGGTTGAGCCGATTGCAGGCCTTATAGGTGTTCTGGCTGTATCTACATCTCTCCAGATCCTTCCATATGCCCTGAGTTTTGCAGCAGGTGCCATGATATACATTGTTATAGAGGAGTTAATACCAGAATCCCAGAGGAAAGGAAATACTGATATTGCAACTATGGGTGCAATTACAGGATTTGCTATAATGATGGTTCTTGATGTGGGACTGAAGTCCTGA